One segment of Arthrobacter sp. MMS18-M83 DNA contains the following:
- a CDS encoding sugar phosphate isomerase/epimerase family protein, translated as MSTITKRLAAAPISWGVCEVPGWGHQLEADRVLSEMTALGISATEFGPAGFLPEQAAQRAAVLKQHNLQAIGGFFPVILHDPSKNPLDVVSAELDAYEAAGASIMVLAAETGVAGYDQRHELDAQGWELFGKNLDAVVKAAADKGIQAVVHPHVGTMIESTSDVNRVLNDTAANLCLDTGHLLIGGTDPALLVRDYAARIGHTHLKDVRKAIAQRVQAGEISYTDAVKAGMYVPLGQGDVGIAGIVRDLLDAGYPGWFTMEQDTILESEPTDEGPVRDVRQSVAFLRQLETEINR; from the coding sequence TTGAGCACTATCACCAAGCGCCTAGCCGCAGCACCCATTTCCTGGGGTGTCTGTGAAGTCCCCGGGTGGGGCCACCAGCTTGAGGCCGACAGGGTCTTGTCCGAAATGACGGCGCTGGGCATCAGCGCCACCGAATTCGGCCCGGCCGGGTTCCTGCCCGAACAGGCCGCCCAACGCGCGGCCGTGCTGAAGCAGCACAACCTCCAGGCCATCGGCGGTTTCTTCCCGGTCATCCTTCACGACCCGTCCAAGAACCCCTTGGACGTTGTGTCCGCTGAGCTGGATGCATATGAAGCTGCCGGGGCCAGCATCATGGTCCTCGCAGCGGAGACCGGCGTTGCGGGTTACGACCAGCGGCACGAGCTCGACGCCCAGGGCTGGGAGCTGTTCGGCAAGAACCTCGACGCCGTGGTCAAGGCCGCCGCAGACAAAGGCATCCAGGCCGTGGTCCACCCGCACGTGGGAACCATGATTGAAAGCACCTCGGACGTCAACCGGGTCCTGAATGACACCGCCGCGAACCTGTGCCTGGACACCGGCCACCTGCTCATCGGCGGCACCGACCCGGCGCTACTGGTTCGCGACTACGCGGCGCGCATTGGCCACACCCACCTGAAGGACGTGCGCAAGGCTATCGCGCAGCGCGTCCAGGCCGGCGAGATCTCCTACACGGACGCCGTCAAGGCAGGCATGTACGTGCCGCTGGGGCAAGGCGACGTCGGCATTGCCGGTATCGTCAGGGACCTGCTGGACGCCGGCTACCCGGGGTGGTTCACCATGGAGCAGGACACTATCCTCGAATCCGAACCCACCGATGAAGGCCCGGTCCGGGACGTCCGTCAGTCCGTGGCCTTCCTGCGTCAACTGGAAACGGAAATCAACCGATGA
- a CDS encoding SDR family oxidoreductase, translating into MPLLQDKVILISGGTQGLGAGVARRAAAEGAAGIAVTGRNAETGEKLAAEISATGVETRFIKTDLADVEQARNSVLETISAFGRLDCTVNAAGLTTRGTMLDTTPELFDAHIAVNLKSPFFIMAETIKHLRSRGVPGSIVNVISIAELGGQPYLAAYVAAKAGLAGATRNAAHAHRWDKIRINGLDIGWTATDGEAETQKKFHGAGEDWLEKANASVPMGKLGQVDEIAEFIVFLLSGRSGVVTGSVIDWDQNVYGGSD; encoded by the coding sequence ATGCCACTTCTCCAGGACAAGGTGATTCTCATCAGCGGAGGCACCCAGGGTTTGGGGGCCGGAGTCGCGAGACGTGCGGCGGCCGAGGGTGCAGCCGGGATCGCCGTCACAGGCCGCAACGCCGAAACGGGTGAAAAGCTCGCCGCGGAAATTTCAGCCACCGGCGTCGAGACACGGTTCATCAAAACCGACCTCGCCGACGTCGAACAAGCCCGGAACTCGGTGCTCGAAACTATCTCGGCCTTCGGGCGCCTCGACTGCACCGTCAACGCCGCCGGCCTGACCACCCGCGGCACCATGCTGGACACCACGCCCGAGCTCTTCGATGCGCATATCGCGGTGAACCTGAAATCGCCGTTCTTCATCATGGCCGAAACCATCAAGCATCTTCGTAGCAGGGGTGTGCCAGGAAGCATCGTGAATGTCATCTCCATCGCCGAACTCGGCGGCCAGCCGTACTTGGCGGCGTATGTGGCGGCCAAGGCGGGCCTGGCCGGGGCGACCCGCAATGCCGCGCACGCCCACCGCTGGGACAAGATCCGCATCAACGGCCTAGACATCGGCTGGACCGCCACGGACGGCGAAGCCGAAACCCAAAAGAAATTCCACGGCGCGGGGGAGGACTGGCTGGAGAAGGCCAACGCGTCCGTCCCCATGGGAAAGCTCGGACAAGTGGACGAGATCGCCGAATTCATTGTCTTTCTCCTCTCCGGCAGGAGCGGAGTCGTCACCGGCTCGGTCATCGACTGGGACCAAAACGTATACGGAGGATCAGATTGA
- the iolG gene encoding inositol 2-dehydrogenase has product MSTDRPLKVALFGSGRIGQVHARNIAAHPDLELAWIADPFIDGARKLAAETGAVAVESADEVFANRDLDAVVIGSPTSTHVDLISRAMAQGVAALCEKPIDLDIERALACRDAIKGNNTPLMLGFNRRFDPHFAAIQSRVVAGEIGRLEQLTIISRDPAPAPAAYIATSGGIFRDMSIHDLDMARFFVPDIIEVSATGANVFCDYIEEAGDFDSVTIILRGRDGELISITNSRHSAYGYDQRLEAFGSEGMLNASNVSPTTVRKFGAAGTEEADAYLPFFLERYAEAYRNELDSFAKAIRAGAACSPGFDDGLQALVLANAAEESARSGRVVKIGQP; this is encoded by the coding sequence ATGTCTACTGATCGCCCCCTCAAAGTTGCGCTGTTCGGATCGGGCCGCATCGGCCAAGTCCACGCCCGGAACATCGCTGCCCACCCAGACCTGGAACTGGCATGGATCGCCGACCCCTTCATTGACGGAGCACGGAAGTTGGCGGCTGAGACGGGCGCTGTCGCTGTCGAGTCGGCCGACGAAGTTTTCGCGAACCGTGACCTTGACGCCGTCGTGATCGGCTCGCCCACCAGCACGCATGTGGACCTGATTTCGCGCGCCATGGCGCAAGGCGTGGCGGCCCTCTGCGAGAAGCCAATCGACCTCGACATCGAACGTGCGCTCGCTTGCCGCGATGCGATCAAGGGCAACAACACGCCCCTCATGCTGGGGTTCAACCGACGCTTCGATCCCCACTTTGCGGCCATTCAGTCCCGTGTCGTAGCGGGTGAAATCGGGCGCCTCGAACAGCTGACCATTATCAGCCGCGATCCCGCACCTGCGCCGGCGGCCTACATTGCCACCTCTGGCGGGATCTTCCGGGACATGAGTATCCACGACCTGGACATGGCTAGGTTCTTCGTGCCTGACATCATCGAAGTGTCAGCCACCGGCGCCAACGTGTTCTGCGACTACATCGAGGAAGCCGGGGACTTCGACTCGGTAACCATCATCCTCAGGGGACGTGACGGCGAGCTGATCAGCATCACCAACTCCCGCCACAGCGCCTACGGTTACGATCAGCGATTGGAGGCGTTCGGTAGCGAGGGAATGCTCAATGCCAGCAATGTCAGCCCGACGACGGTCCGCAAGTTCGGGGCGGCCGGCACCGAAGAGGCGGATGCTTACCTGCCGTTCTTCCTGGAGCGTTACGCCGAGGCTTACCGGAACGAGCTGGACAGTTTCGCGAAGGCGATCCGCGCGGGTGCGGCTTGCAGCCCGGGATTCGACGACGGTCTGCAGGCACTCGTGCTGGCCAACGCGGCCGAAGAGTCCGCCCGTTCCGGCCGCGTCGTCAAGATCGGGCAGCCGTAG
- a CDS encoding hydroxyacid dehydrogenase, with protein sequence MASLTTPQIFVALGSVEPDLVEPLLSEHQRLIQDPTDEDLANADAAIVRAAYRVDRELLDRMPALKVIARTGVGTDLVDVAEANRRGIPVVITPGSNTASVAEGVFAHLLALVKKLSPLTALVREGRWEHRAAVDVGDLEGFTLGIIGYGRIGRRVARIAEAFELKVLAYDPFAEIPAEIRCDTVEELLAGSDFTTLHVPLTPENHNLISAARLKTMRAGAILINCSRGGLIDLDAAYEALQSGRLSGLGLDVYDPEPPAHHPLFDHESVVLTPHLMGFTRQGMAHTVRDAAQGAVDVLAGRTPAAVAAP encoded by the coding sequence ATGGCTTCTTTAACCACACCCCAAATATTTGTCGCCCTCGGCAGCGTCGAACCCGACTTGGTGGAACCGCTCCTCTCCGAACACCAGCGACTCATCCAGGACCCCACCGACGAGGACCTGGCCAACGCCGATGCCGCGATCGTCAGGGCCGCCTACCGCGTGGACCGGGAACTGCTGGACCGCATGCCGGCCCTCAAAGTCATCGCCAGGACCGGCGTCGGAACGGACCTGGTCGACGTCGCCGAGGCCAACCGCCGCGGAATCCCGGTGGTCATCACACCCGGAAGCAACACGGCATCAGTGGCTGAAGGCGTGTTCGCCCACCTGCTCGCGCTCGTCAAGAAGCTCTCTCCGCTGACCGCGCTGGTCCGCGAGGGACGCTGGGAGCACCGCGCCGCCGTTGATGTCGGAGACCTGGAGGGATTCACGCTGGGCATCATCGGCTATGGCCGGATTGGCCGCCGGGTGGCGCGCATCGCCGAAGCCTTCGAGCTGAAGGTCCTGGCATACGATCCGTTCGCCGAGATCCCGGCGGAGATCCGTTGTGACACCGTTGAGGAGCTCCTCGCGGGCAGCGACTTCACCACCCTGCACGTGCCGCTGACGCCCGAAAACCACAACCTCATCAGCGCGGCCCGCCTCAAGACCATGCGGGCCGGAGCGATCCTCATCAACTGCAGCCGTGGCGGCCTCATCGACCTGGACGCTGCCTACGAGGCACTGCAGTCCGGGCGCCTTTCCGGGCTCGGCCTGGATGTGTACGATCCCGAGCCGCCTGCGCACCACCCGCTGTTCGACCATGAAAGCGTGGTCCTGACCCCGCACTTGATGGGCTTCACCCGTCAAGGCATGGCGCACACCGTCAGGGACGCCGCCCAAGGTGCGGTTGACGTCCTCGCCGGGCGCACCCCCGCAGCAGTGGCGGCTCCATGA
- a CDS encoding LacI family DNA-binding transcriptional regulator, whose translation MATPSARRPTIMDVAERAGVSKSLVSLVLRDSPRVSDERRQRVLKVVEEMGYEMNLAARSLATRDSGTIGVLVSDMHNPWAFDVADAARTVLEEAGHTVLFSAVTAADRGVDQSILQAFRDLRVAGLLVVGTVPDQHPFSRAVSGGAVVFAGGGPDYLDTADIVRSDDAHGMAMVVEHLIAQGHENIVHLGGLGGSVGRERVDGYSAAMEEHGLGRHIRVVDADFFQESGYVAAQRALSSRSKHQRPTALACINDLAAFGAMTAADERGVEIAITGYDNIALGAMPRLGLTTVDPNSSTIGVTGAKTLLERIHGEGGGFVHHTVTPQLVVRKSSLLGL comes from the coding sequence ATGGCAACTCCATCCGCCCGGCGGCCAACGATCATGGACGTGGCAGAACGTGCCGGCGTTTCCAAATCCTTGGTCTCACTCGTGCTGCGCGACTCGCCGCGCGTCAGTGACGAACGCCGCCAGCGGGTGCTCAAAGTTGTCGAGGAGATGGGATACGAGATGAACCTCGCTGCCCGGTCCCTGGCAACGCGGGACAGCGGAACCATCGGTGTGCTGGTCAGCGACATGCACAACCCGTGGGCCTTTGACGTAGCCGACGCCGCACGGACCGTACTTGAAGAGGCCGGGCACACCGTGCTCTTCAGTGCGGTCACGGCGGCGGACAGGGGGGTGGACCAATCCATCCTCCAGGCCTTCCGGGACTTGCGTGTCGCGGGCCTGCTCGTCGTCGGAACGGTGCCTGACCAGCACCCGTTCAGCCGTGCCGTCTCCGGCGGGGCTGTGGTCTTTGCCGGCGGCGGGCCGGACTACCTCGATACCGCCGATATTGTGCGAAGCGACGACGCCCACGGCATGGCCATGGTTGTTGAGCACTTGATCGCCCAAGGACACGAGAACATCGTGCACCTAGGCGGCCTTGGTGGCTCGGTTGGCCGGGAACGCGTGGACGGGTATTCGGCAGCCATGGAAGAACACGGACTGGGCCGCCACATCCGCGTGGTCGATGCCGACTTCTTCCAGGAGTCCGGCTATGTTGCCGCCCAAAGGGCCCTGAGCTCCCGCTCCAAGCACCAGCGCCCCACAGCGCTGGCCTGCATCAACGACCTCGCCGCTTTTGGTGCCATGACAGCTGCCGATGAACGCGGCGTCGAAATAGCCATCACCGGTTACGACAACATCGCCCTGGGTGCCATGCCGCGCCTGGGACTGACCACTGTTGACCCGAACAGCTCCACCATTGGCGTCACAGGGGCCAAAACCCTCCTGGAACGCATCCATGGTGAAGGCGGCGGCTTCGTCCACCATACCGTCACGCCCCAGTTGGTCGTGCGGAAATCCAGCCTCCTGGGTCTTTAG
- a CDS encoding Gfo/Idh/MocA family protein translates to MSPESRTVGVGLISVGWMGKLHSRAYQTVPYAYPELGLTTKLVIAADTAPDRVDYARDVLGFAEGTTDYHDVLNHPDVDVVSICAPNFLHAEIGIAAAKAGKHFWIEKPVGRGYEETAAVQQAAVEAGVVTSIGYNYRHAPAVEHARKLIADGRLGRITNVRAVFFSGYASEPNGALSWRFDRKLAGTGVLADLFSHATDLCQYVVGPIAEVTALTSTVYTQRPKLAMGSGTHFAVIENGEMGEVENEDYAAALVRFGPSAIGAGAVGTIESSRVAVGPECGYQIEIYGTEGSLKWDFERMNELKVCLGRNNDEQGYTTVNASPRHGDYSHFQPGPGNSMGFDDLKVIEAKKFLVAVTGGAQENSNIHDAASAAAIVSAAEASSLSGQWQKIEEIHGTTAARA, encoded by the coding sequence GTGAGCCCAGAATCCCGCACAGTCGGTGTAGGCCTTATCAGCGTAGGGTGGATGGGAAAGCTCCACTCGCGCGCCTACCAGACGGTCCCGTACGCCTACCCGGAGCTTGGCTTGACCACCAAGCTCGTGATTGCAGCAGACACTGCGCCGGACCGGGTGGACTACGCCCGCGACGTCCTTGGCTTCGCGGAAGGCACCACTGACTACCACGATGTCCTGAACCACCCGGACGTGGACGTGGTCTCCATCTGCGCCCCCAACTTCCTGCACGCTGAAATCGGCATCGCAGCAGCCAAGGCGGGTAAGCACTTCTGGATCGAAAAGCCTGTTGGACGCGGCTATGAGGAAACCGCAGCCGTGCAGCAAGCCGCCGTGGAGGCCGGCGTCGTGACGTCCATCGGATACAACTACCGCCACGCACCGGCGGTAGAGCACGCCAGGAAGCTCATTGCCGATGGCCGATTGGGCCGCATCACCAACGTCCGCGCCGTGTTCTTCTCCGGGTACGCGTCCGAACCCAACGGCGCGTTGTCCTGGCGCTTTGACCGGAAGCTCGCCGGGACCGGCGTGCTGGCCGATCTGTTCAGCCACGCAACGGACCTGTGCCAATATGTAGTTGGGCCCATCGCCGAAGTAACCGCGCTCACAAGCACGGTCTACACGCAGCGCCCCAAGCTGGCAATGGGGTCCGGAACGCACTTCGCAGTGATCGAAAACGGTGAAATGGGAGAGGTCGAGAATGAGGACTACGCAGCAGCGCTGGTCCGCTTCGGCCCGTCCGCCATCGGAGCAGGGGCCGTCGGCACCATCGAATCCTCCCGCGTTGCCGTTGGGCCCGAATGCGGTTACCAGATCGAGATCTACGGAACCGAAGGCTCGCTCAAATGGGACTTCGAGCGCATGAACGAACTCAAAGTCTGCCTGGGCCGAAACAACGACGAGCAGGGCTACACCACGGTCAACGCCAGCCCCCGCCACGGGGACTACTCGCACTTCCAGCCCGGCCCCGGCAACAGCATGGGCTTTGACGACCTCAAGGTCATCGAAGCCAAAAAGTTCCTGGTCGCCGTCACTGGAGGAGCGCAGGAAAACTCCAACATCCACGATGCCGCTTCAGCCGCCGCCATTGTCAGCGCTGCAGAAGCATCCTCGCTGTCCGGTCAATGGCAGAAGATCGAGGAAATCCACGGCACCACGGCAGCGCGAGCCTAA
- a CDS encoding HpcH/HpaI aldolase family protein, producing MSAEALKSGPLDGGQLRRRLAAGEVTLGTFVGMASATAVEVCAVAGADWVLIDLEHGSGGEDAVRDGVLAAGSYGVPTIVRVESGERIRIGRVLDQGAAGIMVPRLKSVEEAGQTVKHMLYPPYGDRGVATYNRSCRWGMDRAPLSADQQSTVGIIQIETLDALERVEEIAAQDGVDVLFVGPMDLSFALGVPMQLDSSAFQEALQRVVGAAQLHNKAAGILAVDGMAAAKYVRQGFRFVAIGSDSTIMAAAFRDAFATARN from the coding sequence ATGAGCGCCGAAGCGCTGAAAAGCGGTCCGCTCGACGGCGGTCAGCTGCGGCGCCGCTTGGCCGCCGGAGAGGTGACCCTGGGAACCTTCGTTGGCATGGCTTCGGCAACCGCAGTGGAAGTGTGCGCCGTTGCCGGAGCGGACTGGGTTCTGATCGATCTTGAGCACGGTTCTGGCGGTGAGGATGCCGTCCGCGACGGTGTCCTTGCTGCCGGAAGCTACGGCGTCCCCACCATCGTTCGCGTGGAGAGCGGGGAACGGATCCGCATCGGTCGGGTCCTGGACCAAGGCGCGGCAGGCATCATGGTTCCCCGACTGAAATCCGTTGAGGAAGCCGGCCAGACCGTGAAGCACATGCTGTATCCGCCCTACGGGGACCGCGGCGTGGCAACGTACAACCGCTCGTGCCGCTGGGGCATGGACCGGGCTCCGTTGAGCGCGGACCAGCAGTCAACCGTGGGAATCATCCAGATCGAAACTCTGGACGCACTGGAGCGCGTGGAGGAGATCGCGGCGCAGGACGGCGTGGATGTCCTCTTCGTCGGCCCAATGGACTTGTCCTTCGCTTTGGGTGTGCCGATGCAACTGGATAGCAGTGCCTTCCAAGAGGCGTTGCAGCGGGTGGTCGGGGCCGCGCAACTGCACAACAAAGCGGCCGGCATCCTCGCGGTGGACGGCATGGCGGCGGCCAAGTACGTCCGTCAGGGCTTCCGGTTCGTGGCCATCGGCTCGGACTCCACCATCATGGCGGCGGCGTTCCGTGACGCCTTTGCCACCGCCCGCAACTGA
- the iolD gene encoding 3D-(3,5/4)-trihydroxycyclohexane-1,2-dione acylhydrolase (decyclizing): protein MTTPSQTIRLTTAQAVIKYLSAQYSLADGVRRRLVPAALGIFGHGNVAGLGQALDELADDMPFIQGRHEQYLAHISTAYAKASRRRAVLAVTASIGPGALNLVTAAGLATVNRVPLLLLPGDTYATRHQGPVLQQLEHPTEADATVNDAFRPVSRFFDRINRPEQLLTALPQAMRVLTSPTDTGAVVISLPQDVQSHAYDFPAEFFEPRDWKIRRPLPDLEEVDDVARLIRSAERPVIIAGGGIHYSDAHAALEALAGQAGIPVVETFGGKGAVTKDEWWQVGGVGLEGNFASNTLVKQADLVLSVGTRLTDFATGSQSIFENPDVRFASLNIVDADTRKQGATGILADARLGLEALARALEGHNTSEAWQETVHSEKAKWAPIRSQWLDADTPYRAEDHPDAPVTGAVLTQPQLIGLMQEHARSGDTIIAAAGGPPGDLQKVWDATGNRNCHLEFGFSCMGYEIAAGMGVRLAEGNNDNRVVTFIGDGTFLMAPTEILTAAQEGLNVTVVVSENHGYQVIHRLQMNRSGKEFGNEFRYRTTGGSVAAEDAPKARLDGDYLKVDLRQIAEGLGALAIRATTAAEVREALASTRDTEGPVVIVVPTVPHVDLPGGDVWWDVAPAEVSGQEWVRTLRADYDQARNRQRWFG, encoded by the coding sequence ATGACCACACCATCGCAGACCATCAGGCTCACCACAGCCCAAGCGGTCATCAAGTATCTTTCAGCACAGTATTCGCTGGCCGACGGCGTCCGCCGCCGCCTGGTCCCGGCAGCACTCGGGATCTTCGGCCACGGCAACGTGGCCGGCCTGGGACAGGCATTGGACGAGCTGGCCGACGATATGCCGTTCATCCAAGGCCGGCACGAGCAGTATCTGGCCCACATCTCCACCGCGTATGCCAAGGCGAGCCGCCGCCGGGCAGTCCTCGCCGTGACGGCCTCCATTGGCCCGGGCGCCCTCAACCTCGTCACCGCCGCCGGCCTGGCAACGGTAAACAGGGTTCCCCTGCTGCTCCTGCCCGGTGACACCTACGCCACCCGGCATCAGGGCCCGGTGCTGCAGCAACTGGAGCACCCCACCGAGGCTGATGCCACGGTCAACGACGCGTTCCGGCCCGTATCGCGCTTCTTCGACAGGATCAACCGCCCGGAGCAGCTCCTGACCGCCCTTCCGCAGGCAATGCGCGTACTCACCAGCCCCACTGATACCGGCGCAGTGGTCATCTCGCTGCCCCAGGACGTGCAATCCCACGCCTACGACTTCCCGGCCGAATTCTTCGAGCCACGGGACTGGAAGATCCGGCGGCCGCTGCCGGACCTGGAAGAGGTCGACGACGTCGCCCGGCTCATCCGCTCGGCCGAGCGTCCGGTAATTATCGCCGGCGGCGGCATCCACTACTCCGACGCCCACGCGGCCCTCGAGGCGCTGGCAGGACAGGCCGGAATTCCCGTGGTCGAGACGTTCGGCGGCAAGGGCGCCGTGACCAAGGACGAATGGTGGCAAGTGGGCGGCGTCGGGCTCGAGGGCAACTTCGCGTCCAACACCCTGGTCAAGCAAGCCGACCTGGTCCTCAGCGTCGGCACGCGCCTCACCGACTTCGCTACCGGTTCCCAGTCGATCTTCGAAAACCCGGACGTCCGTTTCGCGTCCTTGAACATCGTGGACGCCGATACCCGTAAGCAAGGCGCCACCGGGATCCTGGCGGACGCCCGCCTGGGGCTGGAAGCACTTGCCCGGGCATTGGAGGGCCACAACACCAGCGAGGCGTGGCAGGAAACCGTCCACTCCGAGAAGGCAAAGTGGGCCCCCATCCGGTCCCAATGGCTCGACGCCGACACTCCCTACCGCGCGGAGGACCACCCGGACGCGCCGGTCACAGGAGCCGTCCTGACCCAGCCGCAGCTGATCGGACTGATGCAGGAACACGCCCGCTCCGGCGACACCATCATCGCCGCGGCCGGAGGACCTCCCGGTGACCTGCAAAAGGTCTGGGATGCTACGGGCAACCGGAATTGCCATTTGGAATTCGGATTCTCCTGCATGGGCTACGAAATCGCAGCCGGCATGGGCGTCCGCTTGGCCGAGGGCAATAACGACAACCGCGTGGTCACCTTCATAGGCGACGGCACGTTCCTCATGGCACCCACCGAAATCCTCACCGCGGCCCAGGAAGGCCTCAACGTCACGGTGGTCGTCTCCGAGAACCACGGCTACCAGGTCATCCACCGCCTGCAGATGAACCGCAGCGGCAAGGAATTCGGAAACGAGTTCCGGTACCGCACCACAGGAGGCAGCGTCGCCGCAGAGGACGCCCCCAAGGCGCGACTGGACGGCGACTACCTCAAGGTGGACCTGAGGCAGATCGCCGAAGGCCTGGGCGCCCTCGCCATCCGCGCCACCACCGCGGCAGAGGTCCGGGAAGCGCTGGCCTCCACTCGCGACACGGAAGGACCGGTGGTCATCGTGGTGCCAACCGTTCCGCACGTGGACCTGCCCGGGGGCGACGTTTGGTGGGATGTGGCTCCGGCCGAGGTTTCCGGTCAAGAGTGGGTCCGCACCCTCCGCGCCGATTACGATCAGGCACGCAACCGCCAGCGGTGGTTCGGATGA
- a CDS encoding aldehyde dehydrogenase family protein, producing the protein MEMLIAGNWRGAADGRTEEVRSPFDGRTIDTVPVATVQDAQAALDRAEIGAHLQRTTPAHVRVDILLRAAALADERAEDIAQTISAETGKPITEARGEASRSGNIIRLAAYEGSQLYGSTLPLDANAGTGLDKIGFTLRQPCGIVVAITPFNYPALLVLHKIAPALAAGNAVVLKPARATPLTALKLALCFVDAGLPPEALSVITGPGSSLGDVLVTDPRVRKVSFTGSTSIGTHISSIAGVKKLSLELGASCPVIILPDADLELASTAVAAGGYVNAGQVCISVQRVIVDRRVERDFLDALVPKVEAIVVGNPKEEATRLGSLISVEEASRVHASITEARHSGARVLTGGDRDGAVVTPAVVAGVDPQSPLSRNELFGPAVAVSSAQDMESAIAMANDNEYGLGAGIFTNDVAGAVQAMRQIDAGNIHINWSPLWRADLMPYGGLKGSGIGKEGVRSAVQEMTEEKTVVLHGRPW; encoded by the coding sequence ATGGAAATGCTAATAGCCGGAAACTGGCGCGGCGCCGCCGACGGAAGGACCGAGGAAGTCCGCTCGCCCTTCGACGGACGCACGATCGACACAGTCCCCGTAGCGACGGTCCAGGACGCCCAAGCCGCTCTTGACCGCGCCGAGATCGGCGCCCACCTGCAAAGGACCACACCGGCCCACGTGCGCGTCGACATCCTCCTGCGTGCCGCCGCGCTGGCCGATGAACGCGCCGAGGACATCGCCCAGACCATCAGCGCCGAAACCGGGAAGCCCATCACCGAAGCACGGGGCGAGGCCAGCCGCTCCGGCAACATCATCCGCTTGGCCGCCTACGAAGGGAGCCAGCTGTACGGCTCCACCCTTCCGTTGGATGCAAACGCCGGGACGGGGCTGGACAAGATCGGGTTCACGCTCCGGCAACCGTGCGGCATCGTCGTGGCCATCACACCGTTCAACTACCCCGCCCTGCTCGTGCTGCACAAAATTGCACCCGCGCTGGCAGCCGGTAACGCCGTCGTGCTCAAACCCGCCCGCGCAACGCCGCTGACGGCGCTGAAGCTGGCGCTGTGCTTCGTCGACGCCGGGCTGCCGCCTGAGGCGCTGTCCGTGATCACCGGACCCGGCAGCTCCCTGGGCGACGTGCTGGTGACGGACCCGCGGGTCCGCAAGGTGTCCTTCACCGGTTCCACCAGCATCGGAACGCACATCAGCTCCATCGCCGGTGTGAAGAAGCTCTCCCTCGAGTTGGGCGCTTCGTGCCCGGTGATCATCCTGCCGGACGCCGACCTCGAACTCGCCTCCACCGCGGTGGCGGCCGGCGGCTACGTCAACGCCGGTCAGGTGTGCATTTCGGTACAGCGGGTCATTGTTGACCGCCGTGTCGAGAGGGACTTCCTGGATGCGCTGGTCCCGAAGGTCGAAGCGATCGTCGTGGGCAACCCCAAGGAAGAGGCCACACGTCTTGGTTCGCTGATTTCCGTGGAGGAAGCATCACGCGTCCACGCATCGATCACCGAGGCCCGCCATTCCGGAGCGAGGGTCCTCACCGGTGGTGACCGTGACGGCGCCGTGGTGACTCCCGCCGTCGTCGCCGGCGTCGACCCACAGTCGCCGCTGAGCCGGAACGAACTGTTCGGACCAGCCGTCGCCGTCTCCTCCGCGCAGGACATGGAATCCGCCATCGCCATGGCCAACGACAACGAGTACGGCCTGGGCGCAGGCATCTTCACGAACGATGTCGCCGGAGCGGTGCAAGCCATGCGGCAGATCGACGCCGGCAACATCCACATCAACTGGTCGCCCCTGTGGCGGGCCGACCTCATGCCCTACGGCGGGTTGAAAGGCAGCGGGATCGGCAAGGAAGGCGTCCGCTCTGCTGTTCAGGAAATGACCGAAGAGAAGACGGTCGTCCTGCACGGACGCCCCTGGTAA